In Pedobacter sp. WC2423, the following are encoded in one genomic region:
- a CDS encoding SAM-dependent methyltransferase: MKKGVLFLIPVPLAENASAKSFTPYLIDTINAIDTYIVENEKTARKSLKEAGLKIPQSDLTIHDYGKHKRNDSMVPYFKELMTGKDVGLMSEAGCPGVADPGAEIVSEAHKRGIKVVPLVGPNSLLLALMSSGFNGQSFTFHGYLPIDKVERVKKIKELEQLAEKNKQTQLFIETPFRNNHLYEDIIKNTAANTLLCVASNITGEDEYIRTQSVGQWRQEKIDLHKKPTIFLIYR; the protein is encoded by the coding sequence ATGAAGAAAGGTGTATTATTCCTGATTCCTGTTCCATTGGCAGAAAATGCCTCTGCTAAGTCATTCACTCCATATCTGATTGATACGATCAATGCTATAGATACTTATATCGTAGAGAATGAAAAAACTGCAAGGAAGTCTCTGAAAGAGGCAGGCTTAAAAATTCCACAGAGTGATCTGACTATTCATGATTATGGTAAACATAAAAGGAATGACTCTATGGTCCCTTATTTTAAAGAATTAATGACCGGAAAAGATGTAGGTCTGATGAGTGAAGCAGGTTGCCCTGGAGTAGCTGATCCAGGGGCTGAAATCGTGTCGGAAGCACATAAACGCGGAATCAAAGTCGTACCTCTGGTAGGCCCCAACTCCTTGTTATTAGCGCTGATGTCTTCAGGCTTTAACGGACAAAGTTTCACTTTCCACGGATATTTACCTATTGACAAAGTAGAAAGAGTAAAAAAAATTAAAGAGCTGGAGCAACTGGCTGAAAAAAATAAACAAACTCAGCTATTCATTGAAACTCCTTTCAGGAACAATCATTTATATGAGGATATTATAAAAAATACAGCAGCAAATACTTTGCTGTGTGTAGCAAGTAATATTACGGGAGAGGATGAGTATATCAGAACGCAGAGTGTTGGTCAATGGCGTCAGGAGAAGATAGATCTTCATAAAAAACCGACTATATTCTTAATCTACCGTTAA
- a CDS encoding DUF6600 domain-containing protein yields MIKFPAALLGLMLLFGFTAQKSMAQGGYDDISLQSFYDELSPYGTWIQDPQYGNVWRPDVDQDDFRPYYSDGRWAMTEYGNTWVSDYDWGWAPFHYGRWVNNRFNQWVWIPDTVWGPAWVSWRSGAGYYGWAPLGPGISININIGGGGYNTPNNWWNFIPQGSIYSNNYPRYSNRNITIINRTTIINNTYGRGGRDTYYTGPRADDIRRATNRDVRVYNISRSERPGRTSISNNNINIYNPRSGVNGSSRAGDNGGSRAGSVDRSGRSDINNSRAGSVDRSGRGDINTSRSGNTSTIRPDVNNSRAGSIDRSGRGDMNTSRSGNTSTTRPDAGIPVNRNSDRSGRADIGSSRAGNNNMSRSANPDQQRQQQDQQRQQQQRQQQDQQRQQQDQQRQQQQRQQQDQQRQQQDQQRQQQQRQQQDQQRQQQDQQRQQQQRQQQDQQRQQQDQQRQQQQRQQQDQQRQQQDQQRQQQQQQQRQQQQQQQQQRSQDSRSGGDAPQRGESSRSGRN; encoded by the coding sequence ATGATCAAATTTCCAGCTGCATTACTGGGGCTTATGCTCTTGTTCGGCTTCACAGCACAGAAATCGATGGCTCAGGGGGGCTATGACGATATCTCACTGCAATCGTTTTATGATGAATTATCCCCTTACGGAACCTGGATTCAAGACCCCCAATATGGAAATGTCTGGCGGCCCGATGTAGATCAGGATGATTTCAGACCTTATTACAGCGATGGCCGCTGGGCGATGACTGAGTATGGAAATACCTGGGTATCTGACTATGACTGGGGCTGGGCTCCGTTTCACTATGGTCGCTGGGTAAATAACAGGTTTAATCAATGGGTGTGGATTCCGGACACTGTCTGGGGGCCTGCATGGGTTAGCTGGAGAAGTGGTGCTGGTTATTATGGCTGGGCTCCTTTAGGCCCGGGTATCAGTATTAATATCAATATTGGCGGCGGCGGATATAATACACCGAATAACTGGTGGAACTTTATTCCTCAGGGTAGTATTTACAGCAACAACTATCCACGTTATTCAAACAGAAACATCACGATCATTAACCGTACTACTATTATCAATAATACTTACGGCCGTGGTGGCAGAGATACTTATTATACAGGCCCAAGGGCTGATGATATCAGAAGAGCAACGAACAGAGATGTAAGAGTTTACAATATCTCCCGTTCAGAAAGACCTGGAAGAACAAGTATTTCAAATAATAATATCAATATATACAATCCAAGATCAGGAGTTAACGGATCTTCAAGAGCAGGCGACAATGGCGGTTCAAGAGCAGGAAGTGTTGACCGTTCAGGAAGAAGTGATATAAATAATTCAAGAGCCGGAAGTGTGGATCGTTCAGGAAGAGGAGATATAAATACCTCAAGATCAGGAAATACAAGTACTATAAGGCCGGATGTCAATAATTCAAGAGCCGGAAGTATTGACCGTTCAGGAAGAGGAGATATGAATACTTCAAGATCAGGAAATACCAGTACTACAAGGCCAGATGCAGGTATTCCGGTAAATCGGAATAGTGATCGTTCTGGAAGAGCAGATATAGGCAGTTCAAGAGCAGGAAATAATAATATGTCCAGATCAGCGAATCCGGATCAGCAGAGACAACAGCAGGATCAGCAGCGCCAGCAACAACAACGTCAACAGCAGGATCAACAGAGACAACAACAAGATCAGCAGCGTCAGCAACAACAACGTCAACAGCAGGATCAACAGAGACAACAACAAGATCAGCAACGTCAGCAACAACAACGTCAACAGCAGGATCAACAGAGACAACAACAAGATCAGCAGCGCCAGCAACAACAACGCCAGCAGCAGGATCAACAGAGACAACAGCAAGATCAGCAGCGTCAGCAACAACAACGTCAACAGCAGGATCAACAGAGACAACAACAAGATCAGCAGCGTCAGCAACAACAACAGCAGCAACGTCAGCAGCAACAACAGCAGCAACAGCAACGTTCTCAGGATTCAAGAAGCGGTGGTGATGCTCCTCAAAGAGGTGAATCTTCCAGATCAGGAAGAAATTAA